A segment of the Elaeis guineensis isolate ETL-2024a chromosome 6, EG11, whole genome shotgun sequence genome:
CGAGGAGTTCGTCCGTCTCCACCGGACTGCGCGCAACTTCCGCACCCGCCGCTCAGCCCACTCCCACCTTCTCCCCGCCGCTTCTCCCGCCCTCTCCTGCCGCCGCCTTGCCCTCTCGGACCGCTACCTTGCTGCCGGCTTCCTGGACGGCTCCATCCGCCTCTTCGAGCTTCCGTCCGGTCTCCATCTTACCACCTACAGGACCCATCCACAGCGCGATCGTCTCGGCCCCTTCTCCCAGTCCATCTCCGGCCTTATCCTGCTCTCTGATCCCAGCCGCCTCGTCTTTGCGTGTCAGGATGGTGACCTATACGTTGCACCCCTTGATGATCCCGTCTCCGGCTCCACTCGCCGGGCACATGTCGGGAACCTCATGGAGGACGGCACCTTGGTTGACTTCGCCGGCGACAGCCGCTGGTGGGTGGGCCTGTTTGCAGGCCTTGCCGGACGATCATGGCACGTGTGGGATGCCGAGACGGAGCAGCTGGTGTACGAAGGTGGGTCGCTGACGGATCCCGACTCGGTTCTGGGGTGGCGAATGCTCACTGATTTGGATGGCCCGACGGTGGGCCGGGTGAGGACACCTGAACCAGGAGCCATGGTGGCGTGCACCAGCTCACGTCTCCAGGTCGTGGATCTTGATGACCCTGGAGAGGTTTCGAACCAAGTGGAGTTCCGGCGCAGGGCAGTGGTGGAGTCAGTGGATGCCTGTGATGGACGGGTGATGGTGGTGGACCTGCGAGGGCTGGCGAGGGTGCTCCGGGCACGGACATTAGCAGAGGTGTGTAGGTTTAGCACTGTGGTGAGGCTGGAGGGCCATCCGCAGCAAAGAGTGCAAGGTATGGTAGGATGCATGAACTGGGGCTATGCAGTGGTGTGTTCTGTTGGCAGTTTGAGAGTGTGGGATGCATCTACTGGGGAGTATCTGTACAGCTTTAGGGAGAGGGTAGGGGATGTCACCGTTGTTGCCGCGAGTGATCGGTATGTGGCAGCGTGGGTTAATGACACTGGGTTGCACTTGTGGGACTATGGGGCCTTGTAGGGGGAATGCTAACGGAAAAGGGTTTAGAGATGTACGTGAGAAGGTAGCAATAGGAAAAGTGGGAACGAACGGAAGTAGAGAAGATGTAGAGGGTGTGCTAGGTCTGCTTCGTGGGCTAATCAACGGGAAGTTGCTGTACACTTATCCATGTAAATTTTTGAGGGTACTTTTCCTTTTCGAAAGGAAATTCTTATAAGGGAATGATATCTGTTGTAGGATGGAAACATTTTTAGACACCAGAAGAAAAAGAGATGGTGTAAGCATGGGCGCCCATTTGTTCTTACAGAACTTGCTTGGTGGATCATTGGCGTCAATATGGAATTTCTCGTTAAAAGCTGAATGTGTGCGATACTTTGTTTCTCTTGACATTTCCTGTTTGCATAGTGGGTAAGTTGAGAGTCATACAGCTTCATTAGCATGAATTCTTCTAACTTACAATTCAGCAAGTGCGAGATTATGCAAAATAATCTTTATAGGGTAGACTCATTGATCCATGGATTGGTTCATTCATATTAAAGTATTGCCAAACGGGGGCTAAAactttcaatcatattttatgatATGTTTGAAGAATTTATAAAATTTCACCATTTCTGCAACAGATGGAAGTATTTGCAGGTTTAAGACGGAAGTATTTGCAGGTTTAAGCAAAGTGGCATGTCAATTATTCTATGTATAATCAAGAGTCACCTAAAAACGAATTATAACATATTCATAGTTCATGAGAAACATTATGGCTATTAATGCCTTAAATTAACATCATTAATGCAAATACTGTTGAAACTAtgacatagaaaaaaaaaataaaagtataagagGAAAATGTAACATTATGTCAATATTATAATGCTCTTGATTTGTTTCATCTGTGCACATAGCAACTCATTGATTCAGAACAATCAGTATATTGTCCAAGCAAGACTTTTGCGTATTTTAAATTCCCTCTCACAATCAATCTTTGCGAGATTGATTGAAGTAATGTGGATTTTTTTCATGATATAAATTAGAGGATTTAATATTTTTTGTGTGATTAGAATGAAAAAGAAAAGTCAAAGATGCACCGAATACATGAACAAGATAAAAAGAGAGATCAAATAGGTGGTATAATATTGATACAttcaatatatataaaataagataaattaaggTGGGCACCAAATATGGAAACTAGATTAGGAAGAAGGAAAAAACTCAaccttaatttaatttgatttcaaGTGCCTTTGATGAACCAAGTCAAAAATGCACTAGAGTTGGCTGCGCCGGCACTTCAAAAAACGAAACTTAGTTCTAAGATAAGAGATTGAAATAGCCAATTTGGTGCAGACACTACGGCAGATTCCATTGAAGTCATGTGTAAGTCTTCTACCTGCCTTTTATCATGGAGAAGCACCAAGAACTTTCTGAACACGGTTGATTCTTACCGGTGACTCCCTTAGTGGTTGTTGGGTGTTTCTTGTATGACAAAATTTTCCTTTGTTCAAATAACTTCCTTAGAAATCTAATTCCTACAAAAAGCTACCCGTAAGTTGCCTTTCATATGAGTGATAAGTAACCAATCATGAGCTCTTCAAGTTTCATGATCTTAGTTGATATGGTTGGCccatctatatttttatttttagtggaACAAGTTCCCTGGTGGCTCAATAAAAGTGAATATTTTTattgagcaggataaatataCGTCAACTAACTATAAGAAATACTAACCAACATCCGTTGATCATTGTTTATCAATCGACTACAACAAATGGTAAATCGAGCATGGTGATAGGGTACCATTTAAGATCAATGAATTATATTCATGTTTATTGACCGTCTATCGATCATGGCATTGATTAATTAGAAAAGAATACATTGTTTATTTAGGGAGCAGATACATGTTGAGATTACCATACATCTGCCATTAGTTCGTAGGGAGCTCCAAATATTTTAGTTGGGATGATCTCCTTGATACATGCTATTACCTAGCATGAAGAAATGTTTTGGCTGATTAGTGTTTTTTTGTTGATTGACTTGTCTTGGCATTTAGTCAATCAATCTTCCTTTGGCTATTTCGGGATTAACTATATTGGCTGATTTATCTCTTGGATTTGGTTGAATGATAATttagttgattgaaattttttccAATCATTTTCAATATATACTCCCCAAATATTTCTGCCATTTGTTGGTTGTCCTTTTCAATCAAGTTTACACGATACATTCTAAATTAGAGGTTTTAAAaacttctttttttatatttgggcAAATCAACCATTTGTTTTGAATAACTATATATCCTTCAGATTTAAGATTAGAAGACATTTTTTTTATATGGTTTACCTTTAGGTGAATCAACCATATGTTTTAAATAATTATACATCCTAGGATTAGGATTAATAGAGGGCCTATGTTGCTATATGGTTGACTTTTATGTAAGTCAACCACACACGACCCTTGAATTTAGGATTACAGAGCATATGTTGATAACAATTGTCTACTTGACTATTTTTAAGCAATTGACCTTTCCAGGCTGAACGCATGTTTCCTCAGCTACCCCTGCCATGTTGGGAAGCCTCATGGATTTGATGAGGTGACAAAACAGAGATGGCCCTTCTAATCATGAACGAAGGAGCGGAAAAAATATTAGGGCAATCTTTCCGTTAGAAAAGGTACCATCAACCTCTACTTCAAAGATGCATCCTTATTTGGAAGAAGACTCAGAATAACTCCATGGTTGGAACAATCCCTTGAAACCTCAGAAATTAGAAAAAATTGCTAGGCATTGGGGACAAGTTGAGCTGGAGCAAGCTAATATTGATTCAACAGCTTAGCAATGGTAGAAAGAATTGGGAGTCTTAAGCTGGCCTTTATAGCTTCCTAGAGGGCTACTTAATTCTTTTGAGGAGATATCATCCGAACAGAAGGGTTGGACAACTCTAGGACAAAAGACTGAGGTATGTGATACTTGATTTAGATCCGCTCAAGATCCTCTTCTACCAAGATGTTTTTCAGCACTCGGGCTTGAAGCAACTATGGATGGAGCTTTGTTGGATCCAACGGAGGCTTGATCAGGAGATCCTTAACCTACTCTCTCCTTGTCCATGGACCACTCCTTAGGTAATTCCATggatagagaaagaaagaggaaaaaagaagataaaagggACCAAAGAAGGATTTGAGGAGCCAAGAACCTATTGAGGATGTATGGAGGTAATGAGGCTTCAAATGAAACTTTGATGGGCACACAAGAGATAGATGGTGGTCGGGTTACTACTACAGGGGGTGGGACACCCTCTTCCTCCTCAATGCTAGTTAGCaatgttgggtttcgatggtaCAGTAGAAGgtttaggtgtttaaaatttttcattcaaacaACCAGATATACCGAAACCCTGGAATCCATAATTCCTTGACTATAGCAATCaaagcataaataaaataaatgttggtgcagaattccgccgacgtcggagaagctagagtcgaggagatcgcggccgccgttgggacctgcaagagaagtttaaactggagttgagggtgctccagcaagaccctcgatgctcaagtcagtactctgcctcaacagaaatggagtattcgaatgggattttagtagagtttcaagatagaattttgagcttagagaagaacgtatctgggggtctcttttatagatgggagagcgtaactgattgacagcgacgtctgtaactgcctggtagtgggccgttcggggctacacggagtttgttacggagagtagtggcatcagtgggccattcagggccacgtggagtttgttatggagagtggagtggtgtccgttgtcgtgacttaccagagagtggtggggccacatggaatctgttacggagagtggagtggtgcccgttatcgcgacttgtcggagagttcgaGCTGGATGTCTGAAGCTCGGTTAggatgtctggtggagtggaacggctctctgtctcagcaatctaagagaagctcagatgttttcgaagttgctgatgagtccacaatTGTGGGGTGCCTTAGGCACTGATGCTGtaggtggaagtcatctgctgtagaagctcggacgaaaacTTTCAGTTGGAGAAATCCGggaggagtccgattgctagagaagtccgtctaaaaTTTGTCCGATGTGGAAGCTCGCTTGAAGACTGTCTACTGGAGAGGTCTGGTTTCATGGGAAATCCAgctgaaggtcgatcgatagtggagttcgggaggcgttgtgaaagttcgtccgttggaggagtcttgaggacactgtggaaggtcgaccactggaggagtctggagttcaattctattgtagaagttcggatggagttcggttcttgtaggagtccgaaaggaggccgcttattgtagaagctcggacaaagatcggttgccgtggaaactcgaatggagactttttattgtaaaagctcggatgaagtccgcttgcaatagaaattcagagtagagatccgatcGGTGGAGTCCGTCCATTGTAGACGTTCGTCTgagatccatccgctgtagaagttcggacggagtccgactcttgtaggagctcggatgaaattcgaaaggcatcgaccactgtagaaacttggatggagtctggttactgtagaagtcctgctgctggagaagctcggtcattgatgaagttcagaagaagtttggagtaaagtcgatcgcggctagaagaagtctggaagagattcgaagggtagtcgatcactgtagaaaatcggttggtagtgaagcccggagagtatttggagtagtccggtagatgaatggaggagctcattattggagaaatcCGTATGGCACGATACAAGTTCatctgttggaggaatctggaggacactgtggaaggtcgaccactgAGAGAgtttggatggtattatggaggCTCAGACAGTCGAGAAGGTTTAGCTGCTGgggagttcggatggtattatggaagttcAGACAGTCGGGGTAGTTtcgaaagatgccgcacaaggtcggaagccggaagagccctgggagggtcggcctcttacgaacttcggctgggattattttatacccaacaccagtccccctacttctgagttcgagtttcgaatgaagtacagaaaaattttcacagccaaagttaccctcctcgattttcgtactcggttgtttccagatattttggcatttgacatgctggtactggagtcttttcaaatcgaggtgattcgaaaagatttttttgaaattttcattggagcgttgctctaggtacggcgcaataatgattctatcagctgtcagccaccttcagccgcctgccatggtgagtgggacatgcgacggttgtagatcggccagaagagatctgcaatcattattgcgtcggaccctgttgcctatttaaacacgcccccctccttcaggggttttactttgcctgagagtttcttcggtcccttatTCTTTTCGAGAGTTTCGTCTTCCTCTAGCATCCCTCTCGATCTTAGACGTTCTTCGGGTCGACCCCCATCTCTACATCTCTGCTTCTCTCggaccagcttaggttagttccagaacccccttttcttttttgctgttctttcatttttcctcctttGCATTCCACCTGTTCGGTTTTCCGCGAGCGTCCTGTCtcctatttttctcaatttttttgggattttttaggatttttgcttgattcataatgtcctccagcacttcctcccctaacagttctaggagttcatctgttccagtcccacaaaatcttagttctatagatgaacctcatccgatcttcgTACCAGACATCATttccagctctctgactccagacgaactctcactgattaggattcagtacggagttccttcggagtacgagctgagcttctcgggccaactgGTCGGGCTAGCGtccctccccccggctgcttctgtttataccaagaagctttccgcactGGGCTTTGACTTCCGCTtctcccctttcttcttgttcttttcctAAGCTGTGCCAaacttctttcattgcagatatggacgtgGACGCAGCTTGGATGctggccaagggtctcaaggcccacaaaaggaaaggtgccGCATCCTCGAGGGCGATGAAGAGGGCATGGGTAGAAGAGACTAACCcgaccgtgcctgcccaggcggccattgccgtcgacgccccctccgacatcgagctcgcagtcccccaAGCCTCTCCAAGAAGCCCCCTGGTCAAGGTTCCCGCTCTAGAGTCTCACCTCGAGGAGACGCCGGGGGTCGAAAGGAGGTGGAGAAAGAAGATGTTGGctcgcaagagccgcagcagcagggctgccatcgagggggtcgacggctccgaagaggatccgggggagaatcctttcaacaatagggatttaataaaaagattggtcgacgggtgcatcctggCTTCTCGATGGGCTTGGGCGGCACCTCCTCAGGCTCGTAGCATGGAAAGACACTGTCGTGCTTCGCCTTGATTGCCCAGAGCCcgtgcttgtggtacatcttcgaccaCGAGTACTTCTCGATCCCACAGATGAGCTCGAGATTTTGGCTCGAAGCCCTCGATTTTCTTGGCACCATGGAGagcgaaggaagagaggaggggaagAAACCTTAGAAATGGAGGAGGGATGGAGGCCGGAGAAGCAAAATCCTTTAAAGgggactgaaagaagaagttaagaacttaaagcaatctctgatgatggctggaaccgagagttcgaagtcggaagaagccgagctttcttagaacttttttttttttttaccttttgttcttctatgtattcttttctttttttgctatttttttttggccttcaaaggctttgtaatgcacactttattaatgaaatgaaaaggaattttttcattatcttgtctattcttgctttgagttattgtttactgagcttcttttgtcttttatcttattcgatgtcgacattgtttgaaggtttcagatcatcgccgtattg
Coding sequences within it:
- the LOC105034001 gene encoding transcriptional regulator STERILE APETALA; its protein translation is MSSSPASSPSEGGGAGGEEERGDGGDEEIVGGPSDRPPRRSGDPSSTRRRSADAVWPEHFVESVAVRVAVDAARSDGRLAAGPAMAAIFQVCSTWRAVSRSELLWEDATRGVWYRRWSLLPTWHEEFVRLHRTARNFRTRRSAHSHLLPAASPALSCRRLALSDRYLAAGFLDGSIRLFELPSGLHLTTYRTHPQRDRLGPFSQSISGLILLSDPSRLVFACQDGDLYVAPLDDPVSGSTRRAHVGNLMEDGTLVDFAGDSRWWVGLFAGLAGRSWHVWDAETEQLVYEGGSLTDPDSVLGWRMLTDLDGPTVGRVRTPEPGAMVACTSSRLQVVDLDDPGEVSNQVEFRRRAVVESVDACDGRVMVVDLRGLARVLRARTLAEVCRFSTVVRLEGHPQQRVQGMVGCMNWGYAVVCSVGSLRVWDASTGEYLYSFRERVGDVTVVAASDRYVAAWVNDTGLHLWDYGAL